The proteins below are encoded in one region of Rana temporaria chromosome 2, aRanTem1.1, whole genome shotgun sequence:
- the LOC120926873 gene encoding nicotinamide N-methyltransferase-like isoform X2, which translates to MDFTSGATYLSSFDPKAYLTSFCTLGSRGDSILKFRLQKLYETFGPGGIRGDVLIDIGTGPTIYQLLSACESFPYIIASDFTDQNRQEVKKWLENDTEAFDWSEIVKTVCEIEGNGDKWEEKQKKLRSRILKVLKCDVTRSNPLGTIDVPPADCLITSLCLETACKDLEAYRCSIQNITRLLRPGGHLVLIGALGNTYYMVQQKAFFCLSLDEDVVRGAITQAGYTIQSMDIFPIPERMTRLHVADTIANFFLVAKKEATN; encoded by the exons ATGGATTTTACCAGTGGGGCAACATATCTGTCCAGCTTTGACCCTAAGGCATATTTGACTTCGTTCTGCACACTTGGGTCCAGAGGAGACAGCATACTGAAGTTTAGACTACAAAAACTCTATGAAACTTTTGGGCCAG GAGGGATCCGAGGAGATGTTCTAATTGACATTGGCACCGGACCCACCATCTACCAACTCCTTTCTGCCTGTGAATCTTTTCCCTACATCATTGCCTCGGATTTCACGGACCAAAACAGACAGGAGGTTAAGAAGTGGCTGGAAAATGACACAGAGGCTTTTGATTGGTCAGAAATTGTGAAGACTGTCTGTGAAATTGAGGGAAATGG AGATAAATGGGAAGAGAAGCAGAAAAAGCTGAGGTCCAGAATACTGAAGGTTCTAAAGTGTGATGTGACCAGGAGTAATCCACTGGGTACCATTGACGTGCCCCCTGCAGACTGCCTGATCACCTCCCTTTGTCTGGAGACGGCCTGTAAAGACCTTGAGGCTTATCGCTGCTCTATTCAGAATATCACAAGACTACTCAGACCAGGAGGACACCTAGTGCTCATTGGGGCCCTGGGAAATACCtattacatggtacagcagaaGGCCTTCTTCTGTCTTTCTCTAGATGAAGATGTTGTGAGGGGTGCGATCACCCAGGCTGGATACACAATACAAAGCATGGACATATTCCCAATCCCGGAAAGAATGACTCGTTTACATGTTGCTGACACCATAGCTAACTTTTTCCTTGTAGCGAAAAAAGAGGCAACAAATTAA
- the LOC120926873 gene encoding nicotinamide N-methyltransferase-like isoform X1, translating into MDFTSGATYLSSFDPKAYLTSFCTLGSRGDSILKFRLQKLYETFGPGGIRGDVLIDIGTGPTIYQLLSACESFPYIIASDFTDQNRQEVKKWLENDTEAFDWSEIVKTVCEIEGNGRDKWEEKQKKLRSRILKVLKCDVTRSNPLGTIDVPPADCLITSLCLETACKDLEAYRCSIQNITRLLRPGGHLVLIGALGNTYYMVQQKAFFCLSLDEDVVRGAITQAGYTIQSMDIFPIPERMTRLHVADTIANFFLVAKKEATN; encoded by the exons ATGGATTTTACCAGTGGGGCAACATATCTGTCCAGCTTTGACCCTAAGGCATATTTGACTTCGTTCTGCACACTTGGGTCCAGAGGAGACAGCATACTGAAGTTTAGACTACAAAAACTCTATGAAACTTTTGGGCCAG GAGGGATCCGAGGAGATGTTCTAATTGACATTGGCACCGGACCCACCATCTACCAACTCCTTTCTGCCTGTGAATCTTTTCCCTACATCATTGCCTCGGATTTCACGGACCAAAACAGACAGGAGGTTAAGAAGTGGCTGGAAAATGACACAGAGGCTTTTGATTGGTCAGAAATTGTGAAGACTGTCTGTGAAATTGAGGGAAATGG CAGAGATAAATGGGAAGAGAAGCAGAAAAAGCTGAGGTCCAGAATACTGAAGGTTCTAAAGTGTGATGTGACCAGGAGTAATCCACTGGGTACCATTGACGTGCCCCCTGCAGACTGCCTGATCACCTCCCTTTGTCTGGAGACGGCCTGTAAAGACCTTGAGGCTTATCGCTGCTCTATTCAGAATATCACAAGACTACTCAGACCAGGAGGACACCTAGTGCTCATTGGGGCCCTGGGAAATACCtattacatggtacagcagaaGGCCTTCTTCTGTCTTTCTCTAGATGAAGATGTTGTGAGGGGTGCGATCACCCAGGCTGGATACACAATACAAAGCATGGACATATTCCCAATCCCGGAAAGAATGACTCGTTTACATGTTGCTGACACCATAGCTAACTTTTTCCTTGTAGCGAAAAAAGAGGCAACAAATTAA